In the genome of Telluria mixta, the window CGGCCGATGCTCGATGCGCGGACGATCGTTGTCCAATGCGATCTGACTCAGTGTGGCTGGTCCGTTCCGCAGACCGTGCGCGTCCAGGTACGGATTCGCATCAGCGACAAGATATTCAGGGGCATCACCGATGAATTCACCAACGGCCAAGGCATCAACTTGACCGCAGATTCGACCATGAACTATGCGGGCAACTAAACTACCGGTCCGGGCCCTGGCGAGACGAACCAGGGAGCAGGGTGTCGCTGCGGTCGAATTCGCGATTGTCGCCATCGTTTTCTTCCTTTTTGTTTTCGGCATCATCGAAATTGCGCGCGCGATGTACATCTGCAATACCCTGCAGGAGGTAACACGTCGCGCGGCCGCACTGGCAGCCACCGCGGATTTCAGCAGCACTTCAGCAATGCAGGCAGTACGCCAGCAAGCGGTGTTCAGGGATTCGCCGGGACTCCTCCTGTTCGCGGAGCCGGTCACGGACGATTACGTCAAGATCGACTACATGTCCATCCAGAAGTCCGGATCGACGCTGACGATGACGCCGATCCCGTCCGGGACGCTACCGAGCAGCCCAGCCGTCAATTATGCGAACTGTCTGAAGGATCCATATGCCGGTAACTGCATCCGCCTCGTACGCGTTCGTGTGTGCAAGCCGGATGGAAGCCAGACGTGTACGCGGGCTCCCTATCAGGCATTGGTATCGATGATCCCACTCTCTTTTGATTTGCCCCAGTCGACGACCATTGTCAATGCCGAGACGTTGGGGCTGCCTGGAGGCGTGCCGCCCGACCCTTGCGGGTGCCCCTGATCGGGGGCGGGCGTGCTTTCGGCGTGCAGACTGTGGTAGTCTGACGTTATGTAGGAATAATCCCCCGTAGTTGTTTGACTGCAAAGCCCTGTCATGACAGGGCTTTGTGTTTTTATAAAGTTTGGAATTCTCCGATGGAAATCAAGGTCAACTTTCTCGACAAGCTGCGTCTGGAAGCCAAGTTCGATGACTTCACGGTCATCGCCGATCAGCCTATCCGCTATAAAGGCGATGGCTCGGCGCCAGGCCCGTTCGATTATTTTCTGGCCTCGTCGGCCTTGTGCGCGGCGTACTTCGTGAAGTTGTACTGCAACACCCGCAATATCCCGACCGAGAATATTCGCCTGTCGCAGAATAATATCGTCGACCCGGAAAACCGTTACCAGCAGATCTTCAAGATCCAGGTCGAGCTGCCGCCGGACATCTCGGAAAAGGACCGTCAGGGCATCCTGCGCTCGATCGACCGGTGCACAGTGAAGAAAGTCGTGCAGGCCGGGCCGGAGTTCGTGATCGAAGAGGTCGAGAACCTGGATGCGGATGCGCAGGCATTGCTGACATTGCAGCCCGCCGCCGACGCCGCAACCTATATTCCCGGCAAGGATCTGCCGCTGGAACAAACCATCGCCAATATGTCGGGGCTGCTGGCAGCCCTCGGCATCAAGATCGAAATCGCGTCGTGGCGCAACATCGTGCCGAACGTGTGGTCGCTGCATATCCGCGATGCGCACTCGCCGATGTGTTTCACCAACGGCAAGGGCGCGACCAAGGAAAGTGCGTTGGCATCCGCGCTGGGCGAATATATCGAACGCATCAGCAACAACCATTTCTATGCCGGCAGCTACTGGGGCGAGGAGATCGCCAACGCGGCCTTCGTCCATTATCCGGACGAGCGCTGGTTCCAGCCCGGTCCCGACGATGCGCTGCCGGACGAGATCCTCGATGCGTACTGCCGCGACATCTACGATCCGGAAGGCGAGTTGCGCGGCTCGCACTTGTACGACACCAATTCGGGCAATGTCGCGCGTGGAATCGTCTCGCTGCCTTACGTGCGGCAATCGGATGGCGAGACAGTCTATTTCCCGTCCAACCTGATCGAGAATCTCTACGCCAGCAATGGCATGAGCGCCGGTAATACGCTGGCGGAAGCCCAGGTGCAATGCCTGTCCGAGATTTTCGAGCGTGCCGTGAAACGCGAGATCCTGGAAGGCGAGATCGCGCTGCCGGATGTGCCGCAGGACGTCCTGGCGAAATACCCGGGCATCGTGGCGGGCATCCAGGAACTGGAAGCGCAGGGCTTTCCGGTGCTGGTCAAGGATGCGTCGCTGGGCGGCGCCTATCCCGTCATGTGCGTGACCCTGATGAACCCGCGGACGGGCGGGGTCTTCGCATCGTTCGGCGCGCATCCGAGTTTCGAGGTGGCGCTGGAACGTAGCCTGACGGAACTGCTGCAGGGCCGCAGTTTCGAAGGCTTGAACGATCTGCCGCAGCCGACCTTCGCCAGCGAAGCCGTGACCGAGCCGTACAATTTTGTCGAGCACTTCATCGATTCCAGCGGCGTGGTGTCGTGGCGCTTTTTCAGCGCCAAAGCGGACCACGATTTTGTCGAATGGGATTTCACCGCGCAGGGCGAGGATGCCAATGCGGAGGAAGCGGCGACCCTGCTCGGGATCCTGGAAGACATGGGCAAGGAAGTGTACATGGCGGTGTACGACGAGCTGGGCGCCACGGCGTGCCGGATCCTGGTGCCCGGTTACTCGGAAGTCTATCCGGTCGAGGATCTCGTCTGGGACAACACCAACAAGGCGCTGCTGTTCCGCGAAGACATCCTGAACCTGCACCGCCTGGACGACGACGCGCTGGCGGCGCTGCTGGATCGTCTGGAGAACAATGAGCTGGACGAGTATTCCGATATCGCCACCCTGATCGGCATCGAGTTCGACGAGAACACGGAGTGGGGCCAGCTGACGGTCCTCGAGTTGCGGTTGCTGATCAATCTCGCCTTGCAGCAGTTCGAGGAAGCGCATGAACTGGTGGGCGCCTTCCTGCAATACAACGACAACACCGTCGAGCGCCGCCTGTTCTACCAG includes:
- a CDS encoding OsmC domain/YcaO domain-containing protein, producing MEIKVNFLDKLRLEAKFDDFTVIADQPIRYKGDGSAPGPFDYFLASSALCAAYFVKLYCNTRNIPTENIRLSQNNIVDPENRYQQIFKIQVELPPDISEKDRQGILRSIDRCTVKKVVQAGPEFVIEEVENLDADAQALLTLQPAADAATYIPGKDLPLEQTIANMSGLLAALGIKIEIASWRNIVPNVWSLHIRDAHSPMCFTNGKGATKESALASALGEYIERISNNHFYAGSYWGEEIANAAFVHYPDERWFQPGPDDALPDEILDAYCRDIYDPEGELRGSHLYDTNSGNVARGIVSLPYVRQSDGETVYFPSNLIENLYASNGMSAGNTLAEAQVQCLSEIFERAVKREILEGEIALPDVPQDVLAKYPGIVAGIQELEAQGFPVLVKDASLGGAYPVMCVTLMNPRTGGVFASFGAHPSFEVALERSLTELLQGRSFEGLNDLPQPTFASEAVTEPYNFVEHFIDSSGVVSWRFFSAKADHDFVEWDFTAQGEDANAEEAATLLGILEDMGKEVYMAVYDELGATACRILVPGYSEVYPVEDLVWDNTNKALLFREDILNLHRLDDDALAALLDRLENNELDEYSDIATLIGIEFDENTEWGQLTVLELRLLINLALQQFEEAHELVGAFLQYNDNTVERRLFYQAMNVVLEVVLDDELELDDYVTNFRRMYGNPRMDAVLGSVDGSVRFHGLTPTSMKLEGLDRHHRLMDSYRKLHAARAKRR
- a CDS encoding TadE/TadG family type IV pilus assembly protein, with the protein product MRATKLPVRALARRTREQGVAAVEFAIVAIVFFLFVFGIIEIARAMYICNTLQEVTRRAAALAATADFSSTSAMQAVRQQAVFRDSPGLLLFAEPVTDDYVKIDYMSIQKSGSTLTMTPIPSGTLPSSPAVNYANCLKDPYAGNCIRLVRVRVCKPDGSQTCTRAPYQALVSMIPLSFDLPQSTTIVNAETLGLPGGVPPDPCGCP